TTCCTTTTACGGTTAAAGACCTTGGGGCAGACCTTATATCCATAAGTTCCCATAAGGTTAACGGGCCAAAAGGTGTGGGGGCAGTGTATGTTAAAAAGGGGATTCATCTTCTTCCTCTAAGCCTTGGAGGAGGTCAGGAAAACGGTGTAAGAAACGGTACTGAGAATACTGTTGGTATTTACGGTTTTGGCGTTGCTGTTGATGAACATCTTAAAACTTTTAGAGGGGATATTGCAAGAATAAAAGAAATTAAAGATTATCTTTATAATAAATTTCTTACTATGGATAAAGTGAGTATCAATACACCTATGGATAATTCATCCTGCCATATTTTAAATGTGTCTTTTTTAAATATCCGTTCAGAAATTCTTTTGCATACTTTTGAGATTAAGGATATATATGTGTCCAGTGGGTCCGCATGTTCTTCCAATTATTCAGGGAAGAAAAAGGTGCTTGAAATTATGGGATATGATAAATCGGTTTATGACAGTGCAATCCGCTTTAGTTTTGACAGCTTAAATACATTAGAACAGGTAGAGTATGCATTTGGAGTTATTAAAGAAGAGGTTGAACTTTTAAGAAAGAGGTTAAAATTATAGATTATGGAAGTTTTGATTGTTAAATACGGAGAAATCATACTAAAAGGTCTTAATCGCCATTTGTTTGAAGACCGTCTTTTAAAGAATATAAGAAATAAATTAAAGGGTCTTGGCGAATTTAAAATTACAAAATATCAGGCTGCAGTTTATGTTGAAGGGATGATAGACGATTTTGACTATGACGAGGCTACCGTAAGGCTTACAAAAGTTTTTGGAATTTTATATGTATGCCGTGCCACAAAATGCGAAAAAGATATTGAAGCGATTAAAAACGAAGCGCTTAAATGTTATAACGAGGCATATACAACCGGGAAAACTTTTAAAGTAGAAGTGAAAAGACAGGATAAAAAATTTCCTTTAAAATCACCAGAAGTTCAGAAAATACTGGGCGATTATATCTTTTCAAACCACTTTAAAGATGCAAAGGTAGATGTAAAAAATCCTGATATAACAGTTATGGCAGAAATAAGAGATGAAGGTGCTTATGTCTATGGCAAAAAGGTAGCAGGGCCTGGTGGTCTTCCTCTTGGAATAAACGGTAAATGCTCACTGATGTTATCAGGCGGGATAGACAGCCCTGTTGCAGGTTATATGATAGCCAAAAGAGGGGTTGACCTTATGGCAGTTCACTTTCATTCCTATCCGTATACATCTGAAAGAGCCAAAGAAAAGGTTATTACTCTTGCTAAGATTCTTAGTGATTATGCAGGAAGAATTGAACTGTTTGTTGTTCCGTTTACTGATATTCAGCTTTTAATAAACGAAAAAGCACAAAATGATATGCTTGTTCTACTTATGAGAAGAGTAATGATGCGAATTACAGAAAAACTTACCGAACTTCACGGAGCAAAAGCGATTGTTACAGGGGAGAGTCTTGGTCAGGTTGCATCTCAGACAATAGAGAGTATGACAGTTACCAACGATGTTGTAAGTATGCCTGTATTCCGTCCTCTTATTGGTATGGATAAAGAAGAGATAACTAAAATCTCGAGAAAAATAGGAACATTTGAAACATCTATCCAGCCATATGAAGATTGCTGTACAGTGTTTGTTCCAAAACATCCTAAAACAAAACCTCAACTTTCAGAGATTAGAGAAGAAGAGTTAAAACTTGAAGGTATTGACAGTCTTGTTGATGAGGCTATAAGAAATACTGAAAAAATAATTATAAATTATTCAAACGGAGGAAATTAAATTGATTTGTGAAATAATTTCCGTTGGTACAGAAGTAGTAACGGGAGATATAATTGACACTAATGCCCCATACCTTTCAAAAGAATTAGGCTCATTGGGTGTAGATGTTATGTATCGCACAAGCGTTAAGGATGACGATGAAACAATATCGGAAGTTTTAACGATTGCGAAAAAAAGAGCAGATCTTATAATCACAATCGGTGGCTTAGGCCCTACTTATGACGACTTTACCAAAGACGAAGTTGCCAAGGTAAACGGTTTAAAACTTGTCAGGTCCAATGAGTGTGAGAAAAAAATAAGAGAATATTTTGAAAAAACCGGCAGAATGATGACCGAAAATAATTTAAGACAGGCAGATATAATAGAGGGCAGTAAAGAAATAGAAAACGATAATGGCACAGCGCCTGGAATTCTTCTTGAAAAAGATAATAAAATATTTATTTTACTTCCTGGTCCGCCAAATGAGTTAAAGCCTATGTTTGAAAATAAGGTAAAAAATTATCTTAAAGATAAAACAGGCAAAGTTATTTTAGAAAGAACGGTTAAACTTTCAGGTATTGGCGAGTCTTATGTGGAAACTCAGCTTAAAGATATGATAGAAAAAACTTCAAACCCAGTTATAGCGACATATGCAAAAACAGGCGAAGTTCATATTAAACTTACTTCAAGCGGCAAAACAGAAGAAGATGCGAAGAGGGTTATGAAACCTTATCTTGAAAAAGTGATTTTAAGATTTTCAAAATATGTATATGGGTTTGATGATGATACTCTTAATATGAAAGTTGTAGAGTATCTTAAAAAGAAAAAAATGAAGGTTGCTTTTTGTGAATCTTGCACAGGCGGATATATCTCAAAAACTATAACAGATGTTCCCGGAGCATCCGAAGTATTTGATTGCGGAATGGTTACCTATTCTGATGA
This genomic stretch from Clostridia bacterium harbors:
- a CDS encoding competence/damage-inducible protein A, which translates into the protein MICEIISVGTEVVTGDIIDTNAPYLSKELGSLGVDVMYRTSVKDDDETISEVLTIAKKRADLIITIGGLGPTYDDFTKDEVAKVNGLKLVRSNECEKKIREYFEKTGRMMTENNLRQADIIEGSKEIENDNGTAPGILLEKDNKIFILLPGPPNELKPMFENKVKNYLKDKTGKVILERTVKLSGIGESYVETQLKDMIEKTSNPVIATYAKTGEVHIKLTSSGKTEEDAKRVMKPYLEKVILRFSKYVYGFDDDTLNMKVVEYLKKKKMKVAFCESCTGGYISKTITDVPGASEVFDCGMVTYSDEIKTRFAGVSNIALKNHGAVSEEVAAQMAKGIRTLSGADFGISVTGIAGPDGGTEEKPVGLVYMGISTKNTTITKKLNFRGNREKIRLSTVNAVLSTLIDYLKPDII
- a CDS encoding cysteine desulfurase; amino-acid sequence: MFTYFDNSATTKTLEKVNNEMLKMLSEDFGNPSSLHSMGLKAEKKIEYSRDIIAKALGCSKSEIYFTSGGTESNNLCVTGYLLRNKHSGKKIITTTIEHPSVLNQFEALKEKGYDVKFIPFSKDKGFDYDALEKEVDSNTSLVSVMHVNNETGYIFDIKRIKDIINKKNKNTLLHCDCVQSFLKIPFTVKDLGADLISISSHKVNGPKGVGAVYVKKGIHLLPLSLGGGQENGVRNGTENTVGIYGFGVAVDEHLKTFRGDIARIKEIKDYLYNKFLTMDKVSINTPMDNSSCHILNVSFLNIRSEILLHTFEIKDIYVSSGSACSSNYSGKKKVLEIMGYDKSVYDSAIRFSFDSLNTLEQVEYAFGVIKEEVELLRKRLKL
- the thiI gene encoding tRNA 4-thiouridine(8) synthase ThiI — protein: MMEVLIVKYGEIILKGLNRHLFEDRLLKNIRNKLKGLGEFKITKYQAAVYVEGMIDDFDYDEATVRLTKVFGILYVCRATKCEKDIEAIKNEALKCYNEAYTTGKTFKVEVKRQDKKFPLKSPEVQKILGDYIFSNHFKDAKVDVKNPDITVMAEIRDEGAYVYGKKVAGPGGLPLGINGKCSLMLSGGIDSPVAGYMIAKRGVDLMAVHFHSYPYTSERAKEKVITLAKILSDYAGRIELFVVPFTDIQLLINEKAQNDMLVLLMRRVMMRITEKLTELHGAKAIVTGESLGQVASQTIESMTVTNDVVSMPVFRPLIGMDKEEITKISRKIGTFETSIQPYEDCCTVFVPKHPKTKPQLSEIREEELKLEGIDSLVDEAIRNTEKIIINYSNGGN